Proteins from one Deinococcus apachensis DSM 19763 genomic window:
- a CDS encoding class I SAM-dependent methyltransferase produces the protein MTADSPAEVATQYATDQNLRVRMETHERYGVGPGLEPRVDELLALRGDEALLDVGTGPGNFPGRLHAQGHRGRLVGVDLSPGMVERARETYPEVEFVGASADTLPFPVASFDVLTARHMLYHVPDVPAALTEFARVLRSGGRFLAVTNAAGYMSELWDVVAEVVPDEPELAGLLGSRAGSAVFSKQNGEGLVRESFGNVQVNFLNSALVFPSPEPVLAYLASMTALQRLTGEDRTRVRVALGRALAPRFRAGEWRVSKRVALIRAVKR, from the coding sequence ATGACTGCCGACTCCCCCGCCGAGGTTGCTACCCAGTACGCCACCGACCAGAACCTGCGCGTCCGAATGGAGACACACGAGCGGTACGGCGTCGGGCCGGGGCTGGAACCGAGGGTGGATGAATTGCTCGCGCTTAGGGGCGACGAGGCGCTTTTGGACGTGGGCACGGGGCCCGGCAATTTTCCCGGACGGCTGCACGCCCAGGGGCACCGGGGCCGCCTCGTCGGCGTGGATCTCTCGCCGGGGATGGTCGAACGTGCCCGCGAGACGTACCCCGAGGTCGAGTTCGTGGGAGCGAGCGCCGACACTCTCCCCTTTCCAGTGGCGTCCTTCGATGTCCTCACGGCGCGGCACATGCTCTACCACGTCCCGGACGTTCCCGCCGCTCTGACCGAGTTCGCACGGGTTCTGCGCTCAGGTGGGCGTTTTCTGGCCGTGACGAATGCCGCCGGGTACATGTCCGAGCTGTGGGATGTGGTGGCGGAAGTGGTGCCGGACGAGCCTGAACTCGCCGGACTCCTGGGGAGCCGGGCGGGATCGGCGGTCTTCTCAAAGCAGAACGGAGAAGGGTTGGTGCGGGAGTCCTTCGGCAACGTTCAGGTGAACTTTCTGAACAGTGCCTTGGTGTTTCCTTCCCCTGAGCCCGTGCTGGCCTACCTGGCATCGATGACCGCGCTTCAGCGCCTTACTGGGGAGGACCGAACGCGCGTCCGTGTCGCCCTGGGACGCGCACTGGCTCCCCGCTTCCGTGCCGGGGAGTGGCGGGTGTCCAAACGGGTGGCCTTGATCCGGGCTGTCAAAAGGTAA
- a CDS encoding DUF1345 domain-containing protein produces the protein MAASRPLPPPAAARLMVGAGLGLLVGLLTPWEWPVVAHLLMGWSTLCAFVLGSVWPRLLRSTPGQTQELALREDDTRAAALLLTVSAALVSLLGVGFALDLARRDPGQTVGLTILAALTTVLSWLLLHTEYTLHYARRYYHDGGGVLFPDGDGTLKDPDYRDFLYLGLTIGMTYQVSDTNINSRPMRGLLLQHAVLSYLFGTVVIALTVGALASLLG, from the coding sequence GTGGCCGCTTCCCGCCCCCTCCCGCCACCCGCCGCGGCGAGGCTCATGGTGGGGGCAGGGTTGGGCCTGCTGGTGGGGCTGCTGACGCCCTGGGAATGGCCCGTCGTCGCGCATCTGCTGATGGGTTGGAGTACCCTGTGCGCGTTCGTGCTGGGCAGCGTGTGGCCGAGGCTGCTGCGCTCCACGCCCGGGCAGACGCAGGAGCTCGCCCTGCGCGAGGACGACACGCGGGCGGCGGCCCTGCTGCTGACCGTCTCGGCGGCGCTCGTCAGCCTGCTGGGGGTGGGGTTCGCCCTGGACCTCGCGCGCCGGGACCCGGGACAGACCGTGGGCCTGACCATCCTCGCGGCCCTGACCACGGTGCTGTCGTGGCTGCTGCTGCACACCGAGTACACGCTGCACTACGCGCGGCGCTACTACCACGACGGCGGCGGGGTGCTGTTTCCGGACGGCGACGGGACCCTGAAGGACCCCGACTACCGGGACTTCCTGTACCTGGGCCTGACCATCGGCATGACGTACCAGGTCAGCGACACGAACATCAACTCGCGCCCGATGCGCGGGCTGCTGCTTCAGCACGCCGTCCTCTCCTACCTGTTCGGCACGGTGGTCATCGCCCTGACGGTGGGCGCCCTGGCGAGCCTGCTGGGTTGA
- a CDS encoding EamA family transporter produces MNPLGWVALGLLAAMGGAGVTIFGKLGLEGVNPTLATALRAVIMALVMVAVALGTGQLGALVGGKTHLSGRAWLFIVLAGMSGAGSWLAYFAALRVGPTAGVAALDRLSLAFIFLFSALAFREPYGWRGWVGVLVLLAGVYLMASDR; encoded by the coding sequence ATGAATCCCCTGGGATGGGTCGCCCTCGGCCTGCTCGCGGCCATGGGTGGGGCGGGCGTCACGATTTTCGGCAAGCTGGGGCTGGAGGGCGTGAACCCGACCCTCGCGACGGCCCTGCGCGCGGTGATCATGGCGCTCGTCATGGTCGCGGTGGCCTTGGGCACCGGGCAACTGGGGGCGCTCGTGGGCGGGAAAACGCACCTCAGCGGGCGGGCCTGGCTCTTCATCGTCCTGGCGGGAATGAGCGGCGCGGGCTCGTGGCTGGCGTACTTCGCCGCGCTCCGGGTGGGGCCGACGGCAGGCGTGGCGGCCCTCGACCGCCTGAGCCTCGCCTTCATCTTCCTGTTCAGCGCGCTGGCCTTTCGGGAACCGTACGGGTGGAGGGGGTGGGTGGGGGTGCTCGTGCTCCTCGCCGGGGTGTACCTGATGGCGAGCGACCGTTAA
- the leuS gene encoding leucine--tRNA ligase, protein MTRIEIQEPRAERYNPHAIEPKWQERWEQEGLYTFHEDPSKTKFYALTMFPYPSGNLHIGHWYANVAPDARARWMRMRGYNVFFPMGFDAFGLPAENAAIRNNLDPAKWTYSNIEHMMGQFGRMGTMIDWSRKFATCDPEYYRWNQWFFTEFFKRGLAYKKDGLVNWCPKDQTVLANEQVVDGHCERCGTAVERRNLSQWYLKITDYADELLDFSDTDMPERVRLMQTNWIGKSVGAEITFDTPAGPETVFTTRPDTLMGATFLVLAPEHPKVAALTTEEQAESVRAYVEAAGRKTDVERQQDSGEKTGVFTGSYATHPVSGHQIPIWVADYVLVTYGTGSIMAVPAHDERDFAFARKFGLEVREVIRPEGGEGMGESPEAAYVGEGVIVNSGEFDGLSGGKASIVHITQRLEEKGVARAKTTYRLRDWLVSRQRYWGTPIPIVYCAEHGAQPVPEDQLPVRLPENVEFTPTGQSPLKLDREWMTTACPVCGGPAERDTDTMDTFVDSSWYMYRFLSPHDDRHPFDPAKADLLPVDLYTGGIEHAILHLLYSRFWTKVMRDMGLTTQNEPFRWLRNQGIILGPDNEKMSKSRGNVVDPDDLVREYGVDTVRAYLMFIAPWELGGPWDPSGINGPSKWLSRVWALYFDEKAVGPEEKVTEAELRYAVHSTLKKVSGDFDRLSFNTIIASLMELTNTLVKAKRSPAFGTPAWEEALDIFNRMLAPVVPHIAEEIWMERGGTESVHVQSWPGVDETAATRDTVTVGVQVSGKVRGEVQISKTASQEEALAAARANPDVARFIEGKTTVKEIYVPGRIINIVVR, encoded by the coding sequence ATGACCAGAATTGAGATTCAGGAACCGCGCGCCGAGCGCTACAACCCGCACGCCATCGAGCCCAAGTGGCAGGAGCGGTGGGAGCAGGAAGGCCTGTACACCTTCCACGAGGACCCCAGCAAGACGAAATTCTACGCGCTGACGATGTTCCCGTATCCCAGCGGCAACCTGCACATCGGCCACTGGTACGCGAACGTGGCGCCGGATGCGCGGGCGCGCTGGATGCGGATGCGCGGCTACAACGTCTTTTTCCCGATGGGCTTCGACGCCTTCGGGCTGCCCGCCGAGAACGCGGCCATCAGGAACAACCTGGACCCGGCGAAGTGGACGTACTCGAACATCGAGCACATGATGGGGCAGTTTGGGCGCATGGGCACTATGATCGACTGGTCCCGCAAATTCGCCACCTGCGACCCCGAGTATTACCGCTGGAACCAGTGGTTCTTCACCGAGTTCTTCAAGCGGGGGTTGGCCTACAAGAAGGACGGCCTGGTGAACTGGTGCCCGAAAGACCAGACCGTGCTGGCGAACGAGCAGGTCGTGGACGGCCACTGCGAGCGCTGCGGCACGGCCGTCGAGCGGCGCAACCTAAGCCAGTGGTATCTGAAGATCACCGACTACGCCGACGAGCTGCTGGACTTCTCCGACACTGACATGCCCGAGCGCGTGCGGCTGATGCAGACGAACTGGATCGGCAAGTCAGTGGGCGCCGAGATCACCTTCGACACGCCCGCCGGGCCGGAGACGGTCTTCACGACCCGCCCGGACACCCTGATGGGCGCGACCTTCCTGGTGCTGGCCCCCGAGCACCCCAAGGTGGCGGCGCTGACAACGGAGGAGCAGGCCGAGTCGGTGCGCGCCTACGTCGAGGCGGCGGGTCGCAAGACCGATGTGGAGCGCCAGCAGGACAGCGGCGAGAAGACGGGCGTGTTCACCGGCTCCTACGCCACGCACCCCGTCTCCGGGCACCAGATTCCCATCTGGGTCGCCGACTACGTGCTGGTGACCTACGGCACGGGCTCGATCATGGCGGTGCCCGCCCACGACGAGCGTGACTTCGCCTTCGCCCGCAAGTTCGGGCTGGAGGTCAGGGAAGTGATCCGCCCGGAAGGTGGCGAGGGCATGGGTGAGTCGCCCGAGGCCGCCTACGTCGGTGAGGGCGTCATCGTGAACTCTGGCGAGTTCGACGGATTGAGCGGCGGCAAGGCCAGCATCGTCCACATCACCCAGCGGTTGGAGGAGAAGGGCGTGGCGCGGGCCAAGACCACCTACCGCCTGCGCGACTGGCTGGTCTCCCGCCAGCGGTACTGGGGCACGCCCATCCCCATCGTGTACTGCGCGGAGCACGGGGCGCAGCCCGTTCCCGAGGATCAGTTGCCCGTCCGCCTGCCCGAGAACGTGGAGTTCACTCCCACCGGCCAGAGCCCCCTGAAACTGGACCGTGAGTGGATGACGACCGCCTGCCCGGTCTGCGGCGGCCCCGCCGAGCGGGACACGGACACGATGGACACCTTCGTCGATTCGAGCTGGTACATGTACCGTTTCCTGTCCCCGCACGACGACAGGCACCCCTTCGATCCCGCGAAAGCCGACCTGCTGCCGGTGGACCTGTACACGGGAGGCATCGAGCACGCAATCCTGCACCTGCTGTACTCCCGCTTCTGGACGAAGGTGATGCGCGACATGGGCCTGACCACCCAGAACGAGCCCTTCCGGTGGCTGCGGAACCAGGGGATCATCCTGGGCCCGGACAACGAGAAGATGAGCAAGAGCCGGGGCAACGTGGTGGACCCCGACGACCTGGTGCGCGAGTACGGCGTGGACACCGTGCGCGCCTACCTGATGTTCATCGCCCCCTGGGAACTGGGCGGCCCCTGGGACCCCAGCGGAATCAACGGCCCCTCCAAGTGGCTGTCCCGCGTCTGGGCCCTGTACTTCGACGAGAAGGCTGTGGGACCCGAGGAGAAGGTCACCGAGGCCGAGCTGCGCTACGCCGTCCACTCCACCCTGAAAAAGGTCTCGGGCGACTTCGACCGCCTGAGCTTCAACACGATCATCGCTTCCCTGATGGAACTGACCAACACGCTGGTGAAGGCCAAGCGCTCCCCGGCGTTCGGCACCCCCGCCTGGGAGGAGGCGCTGGACATCTTCAACCGGATGCTGGCCCCGGTCGTGCCCCACATCGCCGAGGAAATCTGGATGGAACGGGGCGGCACCGAGAGTGTTCACGTCCAGTCCTGGCCCGGGGTGGACGAGACCGCTGCCACCCGCGACACGGTGACCGTCGGCGTGCAGGTGAGCGGCAAGGTGCGCGGCGAGGTACAGATCAGCAAGACGGCTTCCCAGGAGGAGGCGCTGGCGGCGGCCCGCGCGAACCCCGACGTGGCCCGCTTCATCGAGGGCAAGACGACGGTGAAGGAGATCTACGTGCCGGGGCGAATCATCAATATCGTGGTCCGTTAA
- a CDS encoding alpha/beta fold hydrolase yields MKTSRAARLLVLALLVVGGVALARAAVSAPPVSSDLRPALSGERRFLTLPGFGRVAYYADSRGEGRPLVLTHSVNAAASAYEMKPLWDTYAGTRPVYALEWPGFGSSDRPDMRYTPGLMTEALTALVDQLGTDVDVVALSLGSEFVARAALRDPHIRTLALISPSGLGQPRGGTQRASAEDGGERLYRTLNAVGTPLYALLRTRPSIEYFLGRSFRGPVDRGLVEYSLETSRQPGAKYAPLYFISGQLFTPDAYGDLYSKLRVPTTVLYDRDAFVSFDRLPLFAAQPGVSAVRIEGTDGLPQFERLPQVKAVLDAFWATNR; encoded by the coding sequence ATGAAGACTTCCCGGGCCGCCCGATTGCTCGTTCTCGCCCTGCTGGTCGTCGGGGGGGTGGCGCTGGCACGGGCCGCCGTCTCCGCCCCGCCCGTCTCCTCTGACCTGCGACCCGCCCTGAGCGGTGAGCGGCGTTTTCTGACGTTGCCGGGCTTCGGGCGGGTGGCCTACTACGCGGACTCCCGGGGCGAGGGGCGCCCGCTGGTGCTGACCCACTCGGTGAACGCCGCCGCGAGCGCCTACGAGATGAAGCCACTGTGGGACACGTACGCCGGAACCCGGCCCGTCTACGCCCTGGAATGGCCCGGCTTCGGGAGCAGCGACCGCCCCGACATGCGCTACACCCCGGGATTGATGACGGAAGCGCTCACCGCGCTTGTGGATCAGTTGGGCACCGATGTGGACGTGGTGGCCCTCAGCCTGGGAAGCGAATTCGTCGCCCGCGCCGCTTTGCGTGACCCCCACATCCGCACCCTCGCCCTGATCAGCCCCAGCGGTCTCGGCCAGCCACGCGGCGGCACCCAGCGGGCGAGCGCCGAGGACGGCGGGGAGCGGCTCTACCGCACGCTCAATGCAGTCGGCACGCCCCTCTACGCCCTGCTGCGGACCCGGCCCAGCATCGAATACTTCCTGGGGCGCTCCTTCCGAGGGCCGGTGGACCGGGGCCTGGTCGAGTACAGCCTGGAGACGAGCCGCCAGCCCGGTGCCAAGTACGCCCCGCTGTACTTCATCAGCGGTCAGCTCTTTACCCCGGACGCCTACGGCGACCTCTACAGCAAGCTGCGCGTCCCCACGACGGTCCTGTACGACCGCGACGCCTTCGTGAGCTTCGACCGCCTGCCCCTGTTCGCGGCGCAGCCGGGCGTGAGCGCCGTGCGTATCGAGGGCACCGACGGCCTGCCGCAGTTCGAGAGGCTGCCGCAGGTGAAGGCTGTCCTCGACGCTTTCTGGGCCACGAACCGCTGA
- a CDS encoding lipid-A-disaccharide synthase-related protein, with product MTLPLARPALLLSNGTAEDLIGARLLAQLDGEARVLPLVGAGRAYAGLPGVTRLGSALDLPSGGFPFGSLGNLRADLRAGLVGASLGQWRAARRAARVAGAVVVVGDAYALMVGTLAAREAGLPLIHVQPLLSAHYLEGLDLRGALREANALGANLPMPYELRLARGAHAVFVRDAATARYYRERGVRARWAGSFAMDVLPPIERDLSPLTGGRPVLALLPGSRGDHRESLPLMLRAAARLSSVAALVAWPHGWDEVTLPGGWTLDAEGDTAFAQGEGTRVALLRGAFGAVARAADVAVGTAGTANEQLAGLGVPVVAFPTHGPQYTPGFARRQGRLLGEALSVVGADPEAVAEEVKALLTDGGRRTRASLAGLSRVGPAGALPVIAAELRALLANSSPQRP from the coding sequence GTGACCCTCCCCCTCGCCCGCCCCGCCCTGCTCCTCTCGAATGGCACCGCCGAGGACCTGATCGGGGCGCGGCTGCTGGCCCAGTTGGACGGGGAGGCGCGGGTGCTGCCGCTCGTGGGAGCGGGGCGGGCGTACGCGGGGCTGCCGGGAGTGACCCGGCTCGGCTCGGCCCTCGACCTCCCCAGCGGCGGGTTTCCCTTCGGCAGCCTGGGGAACCTGCGGGCCGACCTGCGGGCGGGGCTGGTGGGTGCCTCGCTGGGGCAGTGGCGGGCGGCGCGGCGGGCGGCGCGGGTGGCGGGCGCCGTCGTGGTGGTGGGGGACGCCTACGCCCTGATGGTGGGGACGCTGGCGGCGCGGGAGGCCGGGCTGCCCCTCATCCACGTGCAGCCGCTCCTGAGCGCACACTACCTGGAGGGGCTGGACCTGCGCGGGGCGCTGCGCGAGGCCAACGCCCTGGGGGCGAACCTGCCCATGCCCTACGAGTTGCGGCTGGCGCGGGGGGCGCACGCCGTCTTCGTGCGGGACGCGGCAACCGCCCGGTACTACCGGGAGCGGGGCGTGCGGGCCCGCTGGGCGGGGAGCTTCGCCATGGACGTGCTGCCGCCAATCGAGCGGGACCTCTCCCCACTCACGGGCGGGCGGCCCGTGCTGGCCCTGCTGCCCGGCTCGCGGGGGGATCACCGGGAGAGCCTGCCCCTGATGCTGCGGGCGGCGGCGCGCCTCTCCAGCGTGGCCGCCCTCGTCGCCTGGCCGCACGGGTGGGACGAGGTGACCCTTCCCGGGGGCTGGACGCTGGACGCGGAAGGGGACACCGCCTTCGCCCAGGGTGAGGGCACCCGGGTCGCCCTGCTGCGCGGCGCGTTCGGGGCGGTGGCGCGGGCGGCGGACGTGGCGGTCGGCACGGCGGGCACCGCGAACGAGCAGCTCGCGGGCCTGGGCGTGCCGGTTGTCGCCTTTCCCACCCACGGGCCGCAGTACACGCCCGGCTTCGCCCGCCGTCAGGGGAGGCTGCTGGGCGAGGCGCTGAGCGTGGTGGGGGCTGACCCGGAGGCGGTGGCGGAGGAGGTCAAGGCCCTGCTGACGGACGGCGGGCGGCGGACACGGGCCTCCCTGGCCGGGCTCTCCCGGGTCGGCCCGGCGGGGGCGCTCCCGGTCATTGCCGCAGAGCTTCGGGCCCTGCTGGCGAACTCCTCCCCTCAGCGCCCATAA
- a CDS encoding polysaccharide deacetylase family protein, with protein MRRRWLLLPGAALLAAGLADLLGRAAGWGALGPGDRTSPRVALTFDDGPGERTGDLLAVLARHGARATFFVTAPACVAHPDLLRAIRDAGHEVEAHGRWHTHALLLPAWCEWAQVSWHPRAAEPGLHLYRPPYGGHAPLTRLLARLARRGVALWDVEGRDWTSAPAANLAEGALARTRPGSVILLHDGPPVTPELLDRLLVGLNERGLTPVLLRDLPPRRIGWREGLRRVRASYGR; from the coding sequence GTGCGGCGGAGGTGGCTCCTGCTCCCCGGCGCGGCGCTCCTCGCCGCCGGGCTCGCCGACCTGCTGGGCCGCGCGGCGGGGTGGGGCGCCCTGGGACCGGGGGACCGCACCTCGCCCCGGGTGGCCCTCACCTTCGACGACGGGCCGGGCGAGCGGACGGGGGACCTGCTCGCCGTCCTCGCGCGGCATGGGGCGAGGGCCACCTTCTTCGTGACGGCCCCGGCCTGCGTGGCCCACCCGGACCTCCTGCGGGCCATCCGGGACGCGGGCCACGAGGTTGAGGCTCACGGGCGCTGGCACACCCACGCCCTGCTCCTGCCCGCCTGGTGCGAGTGGGCGCAGGTGAGCTGGCATCCCCGCGCGGCGGAGCCCGGCCTGCACCTATACCGCCCCCCCTACGGCGGGCACGCCCCCCTCACCCGGCTCCTGGCCCGCCTCGCCCGACGCGGGGTCGCCCTGTGGGACGTGGAGGGCCGTGACTGGACCTCTGCCCCCGCCGCCAACCTCGCCGAGGGGGCACTCGCCCGCACCCGCCCCGGCAGCGTGATCCTGCTCCACGACGGCCCCCCCGTCACGCCCGAGCTGCTCGACCGGCTCCTGGTGGGATTGAATGAGCGCGGGCTGACCCCGGTCCTCCTGCGCGATCTGCCCCCACGCCGCATCGGGTGGCGGGAGGGGCTGCGGCGGGTGCGGGCGAGTTATGGGCGCTGA
- a CDS encoding MFS transporter yields the protein MRGRLPPLPLRPGTGLGVAAAALTLACAEFVRSGLYGAYLPQASTNLLGIPKGEAVAVAATAFSAHFLTDTLTRGPAGALIARYGARRVLLAGSALSLGALALLPGTHHAWGLILIAVLHALGFSALWPGVMNLTADAARPGYQGRALTLVSMGVMPMIGAGVLLLGGLAPGGSVLVPALVLGVQALGLVAALGVPGRGPKPAATRTAPRSRVHVAARALAPLLPAALMQTLTLTLLGPLLFTLFPELGLTYGGMVGVLVVGGAAAFASMPLTGRVADRGRARLALVVGYGLIGLALGTIASTPPVWALYGLAAVAGLGYAFVAPGWAALVAGTLPEAERPAAWGAVMTVENAGTALGPLVGAFAYRHLGTPGPFLVGAVLALLTAGGYTVFRRAFRRDAQPV from the coding sequence GTGAGGGGCCGCCTCCCCCCCCTGCCGCTGCGCCCCGGCACCGGGCTGGGGGTGGCCGCCGCCGCCCTGACCCTGGCCTGCGCCGAGTTCGTCCGCAGCGGCCTGTACGGGGCGTATCTGCCCCAGGCGAGCACGAACCTCCTGGGCATTCCCAAGGGGGAGGCGGTGGCGGTGGCGGCCACGGCCTTCTCGGCCCATTTCCTGACCGACACGCTGACCCGCGGCCCGGCAGGCGCCCTGATCGCCCGGTACGGGGCGCGGCGCGTGCTCCTCGCCGGGTCGGCGCTGAGCCTCGGGGCGCTCGCGCTGCTGCCCGGCACCCACCACGCCTGGGGGCTGATCCTGATCGCCGTCCTGCACGCCCTGGGATTCTCGGCGCTGTGGCCGGGGGTGATGAACCTGACCGCCGACGCGGCCCGCCCCGGCTATCAGGGCCGGGCACTCACCCTGGTCTCCATGGGCGTGATGCCGATGATCGGGGCCGGGGTGTTGCTGCTGGGCGGACTGGCGCCGGGGGGCTCGGTGCTCGTGCCCGCGCTCGTGCTGGGAGTGCAGGCGCTGGGCCTGGTCGCGGCGCTGGGGGTGCCGGGGCGCGGTCCGAAACCCGCAGCCACCCGCACGGCGCCCCGCAGCCGAGTCCACGTCGCCGCCCGGGCGCTCGCGCCGCTGCTGCCCGCTGCCCTGATGCAGACGCTCACCCTCACGCTGCTGGGGCCGCTGCTGTTCACCCTCTTTCCCGAGCTGGGCCTGACATACGGGGGAATGGTCGGGGTGCTCGTCGTGGGAGGCGCCGCCGCCTTCGCCTCCATGCCGCTCACCGGGCGAGTAGCTGACCGGGGCCGTGCCCGGCTGGCCCTGGTGGTGGGGTACGGCCTGATCGGGCTGGCCCTGGGGACCATCGCCAGCACGCCGCCCGTCTGGGCGCTGTACGGGCTCGCCGCCGTGGCGGGGCTGGGCTACGCCTTCGTCGCGCCGGGCTGGGCCGCCCTGGTCGCGGGCACGCTGCCCGAGGCCGAGCGGCCTGCCGCCTGGGGCGCCGTGATGACGGTCGAGAATGCCGGGACTGCCCTGGGTCCGCTCGTCGGCGCGTTCGCCTACCGGCACCTGGGGACGCCCGGCCCCTTCCTGGTCGGCGCGGTCCTGGCGCTGCTCACCGCCGGGGGCTACACCGTGTTCCGCCGCGCCTTCCGCCGGGACGCCCAGCCCGTCTGA
- a CDS encoding glycosyltransferase, whose protein sequence is MPDFTVVIPARNEAAYLPLTLRALERQTHPPAAVIVVDNASHDGTATLARAWGAQVVECRVRGIAHARQAGLDSARTEWVASTDADSLPAPEWLERFAHAACGHPGRVALYGPMRFCGVSRPLVKLSELGYSTFLHACRVVGKPNLAGANMAFSRHAATLAGGYPEVEAYEDVLLGQALARLGEVAYVPGALVETSARRLEGGWLPFLWRHVQNLSGHTRGYFGD, encoded by the coding sequence GTGCCGGACTTCACGGTCGTGATTCCCGCGCGCAACGAGGCGGCGTACCTGCCCCTCACCCTGCGCGCCCTCGAACGCCAGACGCATCCTCCCGCGGCAGTGATCGTGGTGGACAACGCCAGCCACGACGGGACGGCCACCCTGGCACGGGCCTGGGGTGCCCAGGTGGTGGAGTGCCGGGTGCGCGGCATTGCCCACGCCCGGCAGGCAGGCCTGGACTCCGCCCGCACCGAGTGGGTTGCCTCCACCGACGCCGACTCGCTCCCCGCGCCCGAGTGGCTGGAACGCTTCGCCCACGCGGCCTGCGGGCACCCGGGCCGGGTTGCCCTCTACGGCCCGATGCGCTTCTGCGGCGTCTCGCGGCCCCTGGTGAAGCTCTCGGAACTGGGCTACAGCACCTTCCTGCACGCCTGCCGGGTGGTGGGCAAGCCCAACCTGGCTGGAGCCAACATGGCCTTTTCCCGCCACGCGGCGACCCTGGCGGGCGGCTACCCTGAGGTCGAGGCCTACGAGGACGTGCTGCTCGGTCAGGCCCTGGCGCGGCTGGGCGAGGTGGCCTACGTGCCCGGCGCGCTGGTCGAGACGAGCGCGCGGCGGCTGGAGGGGGGCTGGCTGCCCTTCTTGTGGCGACACGTGCAGAACCTCAGCGGTCATACGCGAGGGTATTTCGGGGACTAG
- a CDS encoding glycosyltransferase family 4 protein, with translation MKPLRIGLFTDTFLPDQNGIVTSVGLLSDELRARGHHVDVVAPFFPEQQDIRPDVRRAPSVRYVFLPTYRLAWPTRKDFEQKYDLIHTHTPLTLGLAGARLARKWGVPHVATYHTHIEAYTHYVPGLTAVQRRTRVVTRLMGLYYRRADAVISPTAAMLDVTREMGVRNTVVIPTSVEPGVLRSAPPIQNPWPAGTRRLLTVGRLAREKRFDLVLDTLAKLPDAHLVVLGEGPEREHLLAHAERLGVAGRVTFLGVKPWTEIGAYYRLAELFLFASDTETQGLVLQEAQLMGVPVVAVGARGTLSGVAQGESGYLVAPGDVAALTRHAREILADGELWTRLSRGARRFGTAWTPGSVAERVLDVYASVLGVPREVAFPAEGGAASPRNTLAYDR, from the coding sequence ATGAAGCCCCTGAGAATTGGGCTCTTCACCGACACGTTCCTGCCGGACCAGAACGGGATCGTGACGAGCGTGGGCCTCCTGAGCGACGAGTTGCGGGCGCGGGGGCATCACGTGGACGTGGTTGCCCCCTTCTTCCCCGAGCAGCAGGACATCCGCCCGGACGTGCGGCGTGCCCCCAGCGTCCGCTACGTGTTCCTGCCGACCTACCGCCTGGCCTGGCCCACCCGCAAGGATTTCGAGCAGAAGTACGACCTGATCCATACCCACACGCCGCTGACCCTGGGGCTGGCGGGGGCGCGGCTGGCGCGCAAGTGGGGGGTGCCGCACGTCGCCACGTACCACACCCACATCGAGGCGTACACCCACTATGTGCCGGGCCTGACGGCGGTGCAGCGCCGCACCCGCGTCGTGACCCGCCTGATGGGCCTGTACTACCGCCGGGCGGACGCGGTGATCAGCCCCACCGCCGCCATGCTCGACGTGACCCGCGAGATGGGGGTGCGGAACACGGTGGTTATTCCCACGAGTGTCGAGCCGGGGGTGCTGCGCTCGGCCCCGCCGATTCAGAACCCCTGGCCCGCCGGGACGCGCCGCCTGCTCACGGTGGGCCGCCTGGCGCGTGAGAAGCGCTTCGACCTCGTCCTCGACACGCTTGCGAAGTTGCCGGATGCCCACCTCGTCGTGCTGGGGGAGGGGCCGGAGCGCGAGCACCTGCTGGCCCACGCCGAGCGGCTGGGCGTCGCGGGGCGGGTGACCTTCCTGGGCGTGAAGCCCTGGACGGAGATTGGCGCGTACTACCGCCTGGCCGAACTGTTCCTGTTTGCCAGCGACACCGAGACGCAGGGGTTGGTGCTTCAGGAGGCGCAACTGATGGGCGTGCCTGTCGTGGCCGTCGGGGCGCGCGGCACCCTGAGCGGGGTGGCGCAGGGTGAGAGCGGCTACCTCGTCGCGCCGGGCGACGTGGCGGCCCTGACCCGGCACGCGCGGGAGATCCTGGCGGACGGGGAACTGTGGACCCGGCTCTCGCGGGGCGCCCGCCGCTTCGGGACGGCCTGGACACCGGGCAGCGTGGCCGAGCGGGTGCTCGACGTGTACGCCTCGGTGCTGGGTGTGCCGCGCGAGGTGGCCTTTCCCGCTGAGGGTGGGGCCGCTAGTCCCCGAAATACCCTCGCGTATGACCGCTGA